In Neisseriaceae bacterium CLB008, one genomic interval encodes:
- a CDS encoding super-infection exclusion protein B: protein MYTILLTLVLYLLAPESWLDLVPRSLPFGSGSLTTLALTFAISYALVDLTVLAFSWLGKSLSSRIEKKRIKSAEAQAKKVFLDLSEDEVNVVMLYLYENFEPIKFDNTDMVTLTLSKRKVIFQIKQSDYYELHNCFHQIVKDHYMAHGSAYK, encoded by the coding sequence ATGTACACGATTTTATTAACTCTAGTTCTCTACCTTCTTGCTCCAGAGTCATGGCTCGATCTGGTGCCACGAAGCCTTCCGTTTGGGTCAGGGTCATTAACTACGCTGGCCCTAACCTTCGCTATATCTTATGCGTTGGTTGACTTAACCGTTCTTGCTTTTAGTTGGTTAGGGAAATCACTATCTTCCCGCATCGAAAAAAAGCGCATCAAGTCAGCAGAAGCTCAGGCGAAGAAAGTTTTTCTTGACCTGTCTGAGGATGAGGTGAACGTAGTAATGCTCTATCTGTATGAGAATTTTGAGCCGATAAAATTTGATAACACTGATATGGTTACTCTTACTCTCTCAAAAAGAAAAGTTATATTTCAAATTAAACAAAGCGATTACTATGAGTTGCATAATTGCTTTCACCAAATAGTGAAGGACCACTATATGGCTCATGGAAGCGCCTATAAATAA
- a CDS encoding helix-turn-helix domain-containing protein, with product MSTKKSPLTLKLTGAEIKNLRRRLGLNQAAFWSPVGVTQSGGSRYESGRNIPTPTAMMIHLVYLAKTPADDLQSHKKVWALAK from the coding sequence ATGAGCACTAAGAAATCACCCCTCACTTTAAAGCTAACCGGCGCCGAAATTAAAAACCTACGTCGCAGACTTGGCCTTAACCAAGCAGCCTTCTGGTCACCTGTTGGCGTAACCCAGTCAGGTGGCAGCCGCTACGAATCAGGGCGAAACATCCCTACCCCAACAGCCATGATGATTCATCTTGTTTACTTGGCTAAAACCCCTGCTGACGACCTTCAGTCACACAAGAAGGTCTGGGCATTGGCAAAGTAG
- a CDS encoding helix-turn-helix transcriptional regulator, translated as MTTADIRRANLKKWIDEKHNGTQASFVALTGINQGELSGLLNKKSFGEKKARSLEKIAGMPEMWLDTPVITKESNVSDIGRPHLWSSNDPLPEEDYVFLPFYKDIALSAGTGCFSTDDHNGYKLPFAKSTLRRHNVQYDQAVCVTVSGNSMEPVLPDGTTVSVNMADKRIVDGKIYAICQGDMLRVKRLYALPGGKVRISSYNGDEHPDEIEPTGDVEIIGRVFNWSVMDV; from the coding sequence ATGACAACGGCAGATATTCGCAGAGCGAATTTAAAAAAATGGATTGATGAAAAGCACAATGGCACACAGGCCAGCTTTGTTGCGCTAACTGGCATTAACCAGGGCGAGCTATCAGGGCTTCTAAATAAAAAGTCCTTCGGAGAGAAAAAAGCTAGATCCCTAGAAAAGATTGCGGGCATGCCTGAAATGTGGCTAGACACCCCAGTGATAACAAAGGAGTCTAACGTCAGCGATATCGGCCGCCCTCACCTATGGAGTAGCAACGACCCATTACCTGAAGAGGATTATGTCTTTTTGCCATTCTACAAAGACATTGCCCTTTCTGCCGGCACGGGCTGCTTTTCTACGGATGACCACAACGGCTATAAGCTGCCATTTGCTAAATCAACACTAAGACGCCATAACGTTCAATACGACCAAGCTGTATGTGTAACCGTGAGCGGCAACTCAATGGAGCCAGTCCTACCAGACGGCACGACCGTTAGCGTGAACATGGCCGACAAACGCATCGTGGACGGCAAGATTTACGCTATTTGCCAAGGTGACATGCTTCGAGTGAAGCGCCTTTATGCTCTACCTGGTGGGAAAGTCCGCATTAGTAGCTATAACGGTGATGAACACCCAGACGAAATCGAGCCTACTGGTGATGTCGAGATCATTGGCCGTGTATTTAATTGGTCAGTCATGGACGTGTAG
- a CDS encoding ERF family protein produces the protein MENNVQAIYKAISNISNDLLTGISKGQKNVQQGFMFRGIDSVYNALAPALVTHGLLIIPRMTERTVTERVTKNGGVLFYVTVKAEFDFIAVSDGSKLTVSTYGEAMDSGDKATNKAMSIAYKYAAFQTFCIPTEDNSLDPDATTHKDVQPELPNDARQYIDSVHMLETMESIKSAWLVMNEKYAKNEYVMSHINDATNRRKKEITQPSEVKKDAA, from the coding sequence ATGGAAAATAACGTTCAGGCTATCTATAAAGCCATCAGCAATATCTCAAATGACCTACTGACAGGCATATCCAAAGGGCAAAAAAACGTACAGCAGGGCTTTATGTTTCGGGGAATTGACTCCGTCTATAACGCCCTTGCCCCTGCTTTGGTAACTCATGGGTTACTCATCATCCCTCGCATGACTGAGCGCACAGTAACAGAGAGGGTTACAAAAAACGGCGGCGTATTATTTTATGTAACAGTGAAAGCCGAGTTCGATTTTATTGCAGTGTCCGATGGCAGCAAACTGACTGTATCAACATATGGCGAGGCAATGGATAGCGGTGACAAGGCTACAAACAAAGCCATGTCTATTGCTTATAAGTATGCGGCCTTTCAAACATTCTGCATCCCTACGGAGGATAACTCCCTAGACCCTGATGCTACCACCCACAAGGATGTACAGCCTGAGCTACCAAACGATGCAAGACAGTACATTGATAGCGTACACATGCTAGAGACGATGGAGAGCATTAAAAGTGCCTGGCTCGTTATGAACGAAAAGTATGCAAAGAATGAATACGTGATGAGCCACATTAATGACGCAACCAACCGCCGTAAGAAAGAAATTACCCAACCCAGTGAAGTCAAAAAGGATGCCGCATAA
- a CDS encoding DUF1828 domain-containing protein — protein sequence MITAEHIERILCTSFCTDIQTRERKDGWIQVSTPFVGRDGDIYNIFLKQKNGIVRVSDRGSTIMRLSYETDLKTLTGARQETLIQITDEQGVLYDDGEIYTETIASNIGSAVFKLGQALTRVSDIGLWSAGRIKSTFYEDLECTLDDILDKHNIHKDYCIPDQVNSSNYPIDYYLQGESSKPLYLFGVPDSSKARLTTIVLKQLEVWNQNFDSIVVLSKMDDIPKSDLARLMDAANDIVPSISDTASIHKKINHRLSA from the coding sequence ATGATTACAGCAGAACACATCGAAAGAATATTGTGCACCAGCTTTTGCACAGATATTCAAACCAGAGAACGAAAAGATGGATGGATACAAGTATCCACCCCTTTCGTTGGTCGCGATGGTGATATCTACAACATTTTCTTAAAACAAAAAAATGGTATTGTTAGAGTATCTGACCGCGGTTCAACCATTATGCGGCTAAGTTATGAGACAGACTTAAAGACTTTAACTGGTGCACGACAAGAAACTTTGATTCAAATTACGGATGAACAAGGTGTCTTATATGATGATGGTGAGATTTACACAGAAACGATTGCGAGCAATATAGGCAGTGCTGTTTTTAAACTTGGACAAGCACTAACAAGAGTGTCAGATATTGGCCTCTGGTCCGCAGGAAGAATTAAGTCAACATTTTACGAAGACTTAGAATGCACACTTGATGATATTCTAGACAAGCATAATATTCATAAGGATTATTGTATCCCAGACCAGGTTAATTCAAGCAACTATCCTATTGACTATTACCTACAAGGGGAAAGTAGCAAACCATTGTATTTATTTGGTGTACCCGACTCATCAAAAGCAAGGCTAACAACAATTGTTTTAAAACAATTAGAAGTATGGAATCAAAATTTTGATTCTATCGTTGTCTTAAGCAAGATGGATGATATACCAAAATCTGATTTAGCTAGACTTATGGATGCTGCCAATGACATAGTCCCCTCAATAAGTGACACAGCTTCTATCCACAAGAAAATTAATCACCGACTATCTGCATAA
- a CDS encoding single-stranded DNA-binding protein, which produces MSVNKVILLGHLGRDPEIRYMPNGDPVANFSIATSEQWRDKSGERVTRTEWHNITLHRRLAEIAGQYLTKGVMVYIEGRIQSRKYTGKDGVERVAYDIIGNEMKMLGGRGNGQQQESGTGHQAELPRRQQTKPAPVMDDLDDDIPF; this is translated from the coding sequence ATGTCAGTAAATAAAGTAATCCTGCTAGGCCACCTTGGCCGTGACCCTGAAATTCGCTACATGCCTAATGGTGACCCAGTAGCCAACTTCTCAATTGCCACCAGCGAGCAATGGCGCGATAAGTCTGGTGAGCGCGTGACCCGTACCGAATGGCACAACATCACCCTGCATCGCCGCCTGGCTGAAATTGCTGGCCAGTACCTAACCAAAGGGGTCATGGTCTACATTGAAGGCCGAATCCAGTCACGGAAATATACCGGCAAGGACGGCGTTGAGCGCGTGGCCTACGACATTATTGGCAACGAGATGAAAATGCTCGGGGGTCGCGGCAACGGCCAGCAGCAAGAGTCTGGAACTGGCCATCAGGCTGAACTGCCAAGACGGCAGCAGACTAAACCTGCCCCAGTCATGGACGACTTGGATGACGACATCCCATTTTAG
- a CDS encoding phage regulatory CII family protein, giving the protein MSDDYESLYRAHKDAALNVRGGITGFAHMTGKSPVIVNNKLNQNGHKLNIEDSQDLQDRDSKHLILTEMAARQGLMLVDIPKFNGEITTDNLMAAANRLSAYMGGVSKAVIEAVDPHGNGGESVTRTESVLVMAACDELLQQLLQIKIDLNSR; this is encoded by the coding sequence ATGAGTGACGACTACGAAAGTCTTTACCGAGCACATAAGGATGCTGCGTTGAATGTCCGCGGGGGCATTACTGGCTTTGCACACATGACGGGCAAAAGCCCTGTGATTGTAAACAATAAGCTAAATCAAAATGGCCACAAACTGAACATTGAAGACAGCCAAGACCTGCAGGATCGTGATTCAAAGCATTTAATTTTAACCGAGATGGCTGCACGCCAAGGCCTCATGCTGGTTGATATCCCAAAGTTTAATGGAGAAATCACAACGGACAACCTTATGGCAGCAGCTAACCGGTTATCTGCCTACATGGGTGGTGTATCAAAAGCAGTGATTGAAGCCGTAGACCCGCATGGCAACGGAGGCGAGTCGGTGACGCGCACTGAGAGTGTATTGGTGATGGCTGCTTGTGATGAGCTTTTACAGCAGCTTTTACAGATAAAAATTGACTTGAATAGCAGATGA
- a CDS encoding HU family DNA-binding protein yields the protein MNKSELIDVVAANSGLTKADAAKAVDGFTKAVTDTLAKGQEVAILGFGTYKVSERAERQGRNPATGEALTIAAAKVPTFKAGKALKDALN from the coding sequence ATGAATAAATCAGAACTAATTGACGTAGTAGCAGCAAACTCAGGCCTAACTAAAGCTGACGCAGCCAAAGCTGTCGATGGTTTCACCAAGGCTGTAACAGACACCCTAGCAAAGGGTCAGGAAGTCGCTATCTTAGGCTTTGGAACCTACAAAGTAAGTGAGCGTGCAGAGCGTCAAGGCCGCAACCCAGCCACTGGCGAAGCTCTTACCATTGCTGCTGCAAAAGTGCCAACTTTCAAGGCTGGCAAGGCTCTGAAAGATGCGCTGAACTAA